From one Anabas testudineus chromosome 18, fAnaTes1.2, whole genome shotgun sequence genomic stretch:
- the LOC113157382 gene encoding macrosialin-like, producing the protein MKTPAVIVILSCCAVSVLSVAEDARKSKPSATVAPAQAFTVGPTTTMTAPNKTTVAPNTTTTAPNTTTVAPNTTTAAPNTTTVAPNTTTAAPNTTTVAPNTTTTAPNTTTTAPNTTTTTTKGPPAPTPTPSTNLTPGTYYVHKDNKTCVMATMALELRIDKSNLSFIVQPNKTTAVGVCNETRANLTLVFEEGFITFIFNKSTPENIVYVDTLSFSISYPSSGANGPYTANNMSVHLFPAKIGHSYSCKKDSLYMGNGLYLDVTKDQMQAYNLTNSAFGRSDFCPADQPDYRVAIGVGVALLILIVIVVVVYIVSRKKRTDGYQSL; encoded by the exons ATGAAGACCCCCGCTGTGATCGTCATTTTAAGCTGCTGCGCTGTCTCAG TGCTGTCAGTGGCTGAGGATGCAAGGAAGTCCAAACCTTCTGCAACTGTAGCCCCTGCCCAAGCGTTTACAGTTGGCCCCACCACAACAATGACTGCCCCCAACAAGACAACAGTTGCCCCCAACACAACAACGACTGCCCCCAACACGACAACAGTTGCCCCCAACACAACAACGGCTGCCCCCAACACGACAACAGTTGCCCCCAACACAACAACGGCTGCCCCCAACACGACAACAGTTGCCCCCAACACAACAACGACTGCCCCCAACACAACAACGACTGCCCCTAACACAACAACGACTACAACCAAAGGTCCTCCTGCCCCTACACCTACACCTTCCACCAACTTAACTCCAGGAACCTACTATGTacataaagacaataaaacttGCGTGATGGCTACGATGGCACTAGAGCTCCGAATTGACAAG TCCAATTTATCCTTCATTGTtcaaccaaacaaaacaacagcggTAGGAGTTTGTAATGAAACCAGAGCCAACCTCACCCTTGTCTTCGAAGAGGGCTTCATCACCTTCATTTTCAACAAG AGCACTCCTGAGAACATTGTCTATGTTGATACCCTGTCTTTCAGCATCTCCTACCCTTCAAGTGGAG CTAATGGCCCGTACACCGCCAACAACATGTCTGTGCATCTGTTCCCTGCTAAGATCGGACATTCCTACTCTTGCAAGAAGGATTCACTTTACATGGGGAATGGTTTATACCTGGATGTGACTAAAGACCAGATGCAGGCCTACAATCTGACCAACAGTGCCTTTGGCCGAA GTGACTTCTGCCCTGCTGACCAGCCTGATTACAGAGTTGCAATTGGGGTGGGAGTGGCACTGCTGATACTCATCGTCATCGTGGTGGTGGTCTACATTGTTAGCCGCAAGAAGAGGACCGATGGCTACCAGTCTTTGTGA
- the LOC113157536 gene encoding uncharacterized protein LOC113157536 — protein MADEAAVVEKGISPVQSPLVEVSFQKNVNRKQKYLEAEPKALGITQIGMSLFNITCSTVFVAKGLSHQETEIPVFVSSLLVAIAGSVAIGAENLHLPVLRACLGMQIVACGASIVNMVCTLVKVNDMPYYCWHYNYGNNTLHTRKTCLRIEEIRTQLYAACAVIQALLFAISVTLAAYCCKVVNCCSPTPKMPVITVQPPSVQQ, from the exons Atggcag ATGAAGCAGCAGTTGTGGAGAAAGGCATCAGCCCAGTTCAGAGCCCCCTGGTCGAAGTCAGCTTCCAGAAAAACgtcaacaggaaacagaagtaTCTGGAGGCTGAACCCAAAGCTCTGGGg ATCACTCAGATTGGGATGAGTCTGTTTAACATAACTTGCTCGACTGTTTTTGTGGCCAAAGGTCTGAGTCACCAGGAGACTGAGATACCCGTCTTCGTTTCTTCATTACTG GTGGCAATAGCTGGGAGTGTGGCTATAGGAGCAGAAAACCTTCATCTTCCGGTG ctgaGAGCCTGTTTGGGGATGCAGATTGTGGCATGTGGTGCCTCCATTGTCAACATGGTCTGTACCCTGGTTAAAGTGAATGATATGCCTTATTACTGCTGGCACTATAACTATGGCAACAACACATTGCATACCAGGAAAACCTGCTTGAGAATTGAG GAAATCCGCACCCAGTTGTATGCTGCGTGTGCAGTTATTCAGGCTCTTCTTTTTGCCATCTCTGTCACTTTGGCTGCCTACTGCTGCAAGGTGGTCAACTGCTGCTCACCAACTCCAAAAATG CCAGTGATCACTGTCCAACCCCCCTCTGTTCAACAGTGA
- the LOC113157535 gene encoding uncharacterized protein LOC113157535 — protein sequence MLILRVSGEGEQGLESEGVTVHRIQMEGFIDGEEEQLDSCCSGGGTRIIQIHRVVAKLPICSLGSADKHQNEKTSARQVLAETVIMADEAAVVEEGISPVQSPLVEVSFQKNVNRKQKYLEAEPKALGITQICLSLFNITCASVFLANRVCRLPPQIPFLVSSLLVLIAGIVAVAGQNLHLPTLRACLGMQIVACCASLINMICTIVKMEYASYFCWNTHHSYNESFDYEDICYQLRDAQMPFYAESEVIQALLFAISVTLAAYCCKVVNCCSPTPKTPVITVQAPQTSKEETVGYMTSAEE from the exons ATGCTTATTTTAAGAGTCTCAGGAGAGGGAGAACAGGGACTGGAGAGCGAGGGGGTTACGGTGCACAGGATCCAGATGGAGGGATTCATCGATGGAGAGGAG GAGCAGCTGGACTCGTGTTGCAGCGGGGGCGGGACTCGGATCATCCAGATCCACAGAGTTGTTGCAAAACTTCCGATCTGCAGCCTGGGGTCAGCTGACAAACACCAAAACGAGAAGACGTCTGCTCGTCAGGTTCTAGCGGAGACCGTGATCATGGCAG atgaAGCAGCAGTTGTGGAGGAAGGAATCAGCCCAGTTCAGAGCCCCCTGGTCGAAGTCAGCTTCCAGAAAAACgtcaacaggaaacagaagtaTCTGGAGGCTGAACCCAAAGCTCTGGGg ATCACTCAGATTTGTCTGAGTCTGTTCAACATCACTTGTGCGAGTGTGTTTCTGGCCAACCGTGTTTGTCGCCTGCCGCCTCAGATACCGTTCTTGGTTTCATCACTACTG GTGCTAATAGCTGGGATTGTAGCTGTAGCCGGACAGAACCTCCACCTGCCAACG ctgaGAGCCTGTTTGGGGATGCAGATTGTGGCGTGTTGTGCCTCCCTCATCAACATGATCTGTACCATCGTTAAAATGGAATATGCATCCTATTTCTGTTGGAACACTCACCATAGCTACAATGAGAGTTTTGATTATGAAGACATCTGCTATCAATTGCGG GATGCCCAGATGCCCTTTTATGCTGAGAGTGAAGTTATTCAGGCTCTTCTTTTTGCCATCTCTGTCACTTTGGCTGCCTACTGCTGCAAGGTGGTCAACTGCTGCTCACCAACTCCAAAAACG CCAGTGATCACTGTACAAGCCCCTCAGACCAGCAAGGAGGAGACAGTAGGATACATGACAAGTGCAgaagagtga